One window of Lawsonibacter asaccharolyticus genomic DNA carries:
- a CDS encoding thioredoxin: MSAINIDQNNIQSEVMNSDKPVLLDFWAPWCGPCRMVVPIVEEIARERNDIKVGKVNVDEQPELASRFGVVSIPTLVVMKNGKIVDQAIGARPKNAILGML, encoded by the coding sequence ATGTCCGCTATCAATATCGATCAGAACAACATCCAGAGTGAAGTGATGAATTCCGACAAGCCCGTTCTGCTGGACTTCTGGGCTCCCTGGTGCGGTCCCTGCCGCATGGTCGTCCCCATCGTGGAGGAGATCGCCCGGGAGCGCAACGATATCAAGGTCGGCAAGGTGAACGTGGACGAGCAGCCGGAGCTGGCGAGCCGGTTTGGCGTGGTGAGCATTCCTACCTTGGTCGTCATGAAGAACGGAAAGATCGTCGATCAGGCTATAGGTGCAAGACCCAAGAATGCAATTCTTGGGATGCTGTAG
- a CDS encoding rhodanese-related sulfurtransferase yields MGFFDLFQQADIDQGVKEYLATPGAVLLDVRTSEEYRDGHIPGSKNVPLQALDKVASVAENKNMALYVYCHSGARSRQAAGLLRRMGYRNVNNIGGIAAYAGKVER; encoded by the coding sequence ATGGGGTTCTTCGATCTCTTCCAGCAAGCCGATATCGATCAGGGCGTAAAGGAATATTTGGCCACGCCCGGTGCTGTCCTGCTGGATGTCCGTACCTCTGAAGAATACAGAGACGGCCATATCCCCGGCAGCAAAAATGTTCCGCTTCAGGCTCTTGACAAGGTGGCCTCTGTCGCAGAAAATAAAAATATGGCACTGTATGTCTACTGCCACTCTGGCGCCCGGAGCCGTCAGGCTGCCGGCTTGCTGCGGCGTATGGGATATCGCAATGTAAACAACATCGGCGGCATTGCAGCTTATGCGGGAAAGGTGGAACGATAA
- a CDS encoding heavy metal-translocating P-type ATPase: protein MQREQFDITGMHWSTRVERCAAELPGIAEESVSLEDKTASVRLDRPATDDAFKAAVEKAGR, encoded by the coding sequence ATGCAAAGAGAACAGTTTGATATTACCGGTATGCACTGGTCCACCAGAGTGGAGCGGTGTGCGGCAGAACTGCCCGGTATTGCGGAAGAGTCCGTCAGTCTGGAGGACAAAACAGCATCTGTCAGGCTGGATCGACCTGCAACAGACGACGCCTTCAAAGCCGCTGTGGAAAAAGCTGGGCGTTAG
- a CDS encoding cAMP-binding proteins-catabolite gene activator codes for MDFQSYFPVWNKLTPAQQERILGSLMERRVSKGTVIHNGSMDCTGLLLVKSGQLRAYILSDEGREITIYRLFDRDMCLFSASCIMRSIQFEVTVEAEKDTDLWVIPSEIYQSIMEGSAPVSNYTNELMASRFSDVMWLMEQVMWKSLDKRVAAFLLEEVSIEGTSHLKITHETIANHLGSHREVITRMLRYFQNEGMVKLSRSSIEITNAKKLEELNGQ; via the coding sequence ATGGACTTTCAAAGCTATTTCCCGGTTTGGAACAAGCTGACACCGGCTCAGCAGGAACGCATCCTTGGCAGCCTGATGGAGCGCAGGGTAAGCAAAGGGACCGTGATCCACAATGGAAGCATGGACTGCACCGGCCTTCTGTTGGTGAAGTCCGGCCAGCTTCGGGCCTATATTCTCTCCGACGAGGGGCGCGAGATCACCATCTACCGTCTGTTTGACCGGGATATGTGCCTGTTTTCCGCCTCCTGTATCATGCGTTCCATTCAGTTCGAAGTGACCGTTGAGGCGGAAAAGGACACTGACCTTTGGGTAATACCTTCCGAAATTTATCAGAGCATCATGGAAGGATCTGCGCCTGTTTCCAACTATACCAACGAACTGATGGCCTCTCGCTTCTCCGATGTCATGTGGCTCATGGAGCAGGTCATGTGGAAGAGTCTCGACAAGCGTGTAGCCGCATTCTTGTTGGAGGAAGTGTCTATCGAAGGGACCAGTCATCTGAAAATCACCCATGAGACCATTGCCAATCACCTGGGTTCCCATCGGGAAGTGATCACCAGAATGCTTCGATATTTTCAGAATGAGGGGATGGTCAAGCTGTCCCGCAGCAGCATCGAGATCACCAATGCCAAAAAGCTGGAAGAATTGAACGGTCAATAA
- a CDS encoding integrase catalytic region, with product MADKIEKIHSESPDKGYRRLNDDLRHDHGIYVNDKRVLRICRAKDIRSTVKYNNRGCTRRAKNPQYLAENLLNRQFYAEKPNEKWLTDVTEFKWYDGMEVHKLYLSAILDLCDRRIVSYVLSERNDNPLVYKTFDKAVKANPDAHPLFHSDRGFQYTGRAFHHKLVQAGMTQSMSRVAHCIDNGPMEGFWGILKRERYYGKRFTSKQELVQMIECYIRYYNTRRVQRNLGVLTPIEKHKLCLAA from the coding sequence TTGGCCGACAAGATTGAGAAAATCCATTCAGAAAGTCCAGATAAAGGTTACCGGAGATTGAATGACGATCTGCGTCATGACCATGGTATCTATGTCAATGACAAGAGGGTGCTACGCATCTGCCGAGCCAAAGATATAAGATCCACTGTGAAGTACAATAACCGCGGCTGCACAAGGCGGGCAAAGAACCCTCAGTATCTTGCTGAAAATCTGCTGAATCGCCAATTCTATGCGGAGAAGCCGAATGAGAAATGGCTTACTGATGTGACAGAGTTCAAATGGTATGATGGCATGGAAGTACATAAACTCTATCTAAGTGCCATTCTGGATCTTTGTGACCGGCGCATCGTATCCTATGTGCTCAGTGAGCGCAATGATAATCCACTCGTTTACAAAACCTTTGACAAAGCTGTTAAGGCGAATCCAGATGCCCACCCGCTGTTCCACAGCGATAGAGGTTTCCAATACACAGGCAGAGCCTTCCACCACAAACTCGTACAGGCTGGAATGACTCAGAGTATGTCCCGTGTGGCTCACTGCATTGACAATGGACCTATGGAAGGATTCTGGGGCATTTTGAAACGGGAACGCTATTACGGCAAGCGTTTCACCAGCAAACAGGAACTCGTGCAAATGATTGAGTGCTACATCCGTTATTACAACACCAGAAGAGTCCAGCGTAACTTGGGTGTACTGACGCCGATAGAAAAACACAAGTTGTGCCTTGCTGCATAA
- a CDS encoding phosphonoacetaldehyde hydrolase: protein MIEAVIFDWAGTTVDYGCFAPVKAFMEAFAHHGVPVTMEETRKPMGMLKRDHIRTMLNMERIAAEWKRVHGHEATEEDVDAVYAQFEPKLFSILDQYAAPKPFAVETAAKLREMGVKIGSTTGYTDAMMNIVAPKAAQQGYAPDFWISPDGVGGRGRPYPYMIFANMQALGLTAVGNVVKVGDTISDIKEGVNAGVWTAGVIEGSSELGLSQQEYEAMSPQERETACQKVEERFRRAGAHFVVRDLSQLPDLVHACGFKNMRR, encoded by the coding sequence ATGATTGAAGCGGTGATTTTTGACTGGGCAGGTACTACGGTGGATTACGGCTGCTTTGCTCCGGTGAAGGCCTTCATGGAGGCTTTTGCCCACCACGGAGTGCCCGTTACCATGGAGGAGACCCGCAAGCCCATGGGAATGCTGAAGCGGGACCACATCCGAACCATGCTGAATATGGAGCGCATCGCTGCGGAATGGAAACGGGTTCATGGCCACGAAGCCACCGAGGAGGATGTGGACGCTGTGTACGCCCAGTTTGAGCCCAAGCTGTTCTCCATTCTGGACCAGTACGCCGCCCCCAAGCCCTTTGCTGTGGAGACGGCAGCCAAGCTGCGGGAGATGGGGGTGAAGATCGGCTCCACCACCGGCTACACCGATGCCATGATGAATATTGTGGCGCCCAAGGCGGCCCAGCAGGGCTATGCCCCCGACTTCTGGATCAGCCCTGACGGAGTGGGGGGCAGGGGCCGCCCCTACCCCTACATGATCTTTGCCAACATGCAGGCCCTGGGACTTACTGCGGTAGGAAATGTGGTCAAGGTGGGGGATACCATCTCGGACATCAAGGAGGGCGTCAATGCCGGTGTGTGGACGGCAGGCGTTATCGAGGGCAGCTCCGAGCTAGGGCTGAGCCAGCAGGAGTACGAGGCCATGTCTCCCCAGGAGCGGGAGACGGCCTGCCAGAAGGTGGAGGAGCGATTCCGGAGGGCTGGTGCCCATTTTGTTGTCCGGGATCTGTCCCAGTTACCAGATCTGGTTCATGCTTGCGGCTTTAAGAACATGAGGAGATAA
- a CDS encoding (2-aminoethyl)phosphonate-pyruvate transaminase: MNTYKLLTPGPLTTTDTVKQEMLVDRCTWDDDYKAVTQKIRRQLLELAHVSEDDYTAVLMQGSGTFGVESVLTSVVGDQDKVLICSNGAYGKRMTDICTHSRIPFLHYAQDYDKVPDAAHMAQLLAQDSSITHVAMVHSETTSGILNDIQSVGKVVRDAGRTFIVDAMSSFGGVDIPVADWGIDFLVSSANKCIQGVPGFSFILCRRDKLLASEGKARSLSLDLLDQWKGMEKDGKWRFTSPTHVVLAFSKALDELAQEGGIPARSRRYTENNRLLIEKMRAMGFATYIDGSHQGPIITTFFYPAGVSFRFEEFYRYIKERGYAIYPGKLTEMDTFRIGNIGEIYPEDIDKLTSVIAAFLKERKEQIA, encoded by the coding sequence ATGAATACCTATAAACTGCTGACCCCCGGCCCTCTGACCACCACGGATACCGTAAAGCAGGAGATGTTGGTGGACCGCTGCACCTGGGATGACGACTACAAGGCCGTCACCCAGAAGATCCGCCGCCAGCTGCTGGAGCTGGCCCATGTCTCCGAGGATGACTACACTGCCGTGCTGATGCAGGGCAGCGGCACCTTCGGCGTGGAGAGCGTGCTCACCAGCGTGGTGGGCGACCAAGACAAGGTGCTCATCTGTTCCAACGGCGCTTACGGAAAGCGTATGACCGACATCTGCACCCACAGCCGCATCCCCTTTCTTCACTATGCTCAGGACTACGACAAGGTGCCTGACGCCGCCCATATGGCCCAATTGCTGGCCCAGGACTCCTCTATCACCCATGTGGCCATGGTCCACAGCGAGACCACCAGCGGGATCCTTAACGATATCCAGTCGGTGGGCAAAGTGGTCCGGGACGCGGGCAGGACATTCATTGTGGACGCCATGTCCTCCTTCGGCGGGGTGGATATCCCTGTGGCCGACTGGGGCATTGACTTCCTGGTGTCCAGCGCCAACAAGTGCATCCAGGGCGTGCCCGGCTTCTCTTTCATTCTGTGCCGCCGGGACAAACTGCTGGCAAGCGAGGGCAAGGCCCGCTCCCTGTCTCTGGACCTGCTGGACCAGTGGAAGGGGATGGAAAAGGATGGCAAGTGGCGCTTTACCTCTCCCACCCATGTGGTGCTGGCCTTTTCCAAGGCTCTGGATGAGCTGGCCCAGGAGGGCGGCATCCCCGCCCGGAGCCGCCGCTACACGGAAAACAACCGCCTGCTCATTGAGAAGATGCGGGCCATGGGCTTTGCTACCTACATTGACGGAAGCCACCAGGGCCCCATTATCACCACTTTCTTCTATCCTGCCGGGGTATCCTTCCGGTTTGAAGAGTTTTACCGTTACATCAAGGAGCGGGGATACGCCATCTACCCGGGTAAGCTCACCGAGATGGATACCTTCCGCATCGGCAACATCGGGGAAATTTACCCCGAGGATATTGACAAGCTGACCAGCGTCATTGCAGCCTTCCTGAAGGAGAGAAAGGAGCAGATCGCATGA
- a CDS encoding ABC transporter, producing the protein MNYKKMMSIGLSAALSLSLLTACGGNNSAGNSGEKQVVIYSNADEEAVTAMKNALDGNGYEGKYIFQTYGTSELGGKLLAEGTNLEADLVTMSTFYLQSAQEQNSMFLPLDFEVNTLTEVPDYTAPITSQEGAIILNTELMASEGLPTPTSLKDLADPIYAGQVAVTDIQSSSTAWLLIQALVDAYGDDGAQAVLSGIYDNCGAHIETSGSGPLKLCRAGEVAIGFGLRHQAVADKAEGLPIDYVDPAEGNFSLTESVAVLDKGESTNPLAMEMAQCIIENGREELLQTYPNPLYEGETADPANQSANPSVFDEPLTFELFQAHQQLSESAKG; encoded by the coding sequence ATGAATTACAAAAAAATGATGTCCATTGGTCTGTCTGCCGCCCTGAGCCTCTCCCTGCTGACCGCCTGCGGAGGAAACAACAGCGCCGGAAACAGCGGAGAAAAGCAGGTGGTGATCTACTCCAATGCCGATGAGGAGGCGGTCACCGCCATGAAGAACGCCTTGGACGGCAACGGTTATGAGGGCAAGTACATTTTCCAGACCTACGGCACCTCCGAGCTGGGGGGCAAGCTGCTGGCGGAAGGGACAAATCTGGAGGCCGACCTGGTGACCATGAGCACCTTCTACCTCCAGAGCGCCCAGGAGCAGAACAGCATGTTCCTGCCTCTGGACTTTGAAGTGAATACCCTCACTGAGGTTCCCGACTACACCGCCCCCATCACCTCTCAGGAGGGCGCCATCATCCTCAACACTGAGCTGATGGCCTCCGAGGGCCTGCCCACTCCCACCAGCCTGAAGGACCTGGCTGACCCGATCTACGCGGGTCAGGTGGCGGTCACGGACATCCAGTCCTCTTCCACCGCATGGCTGCTCATCCAGGCCCTGGTGGATGCCTACGGGGACGACGGAGCTCAGGCGGTTCTGTCCGGAATTTATGACAACTGCGGAGCTCACATCGAAACCTCCGGTTCCGGTCCCCTGAAGCTGTGCCGGGCTGGTGAGGTAGCCATTGGCTTCGGCCTGCGCCACCAGGCGGTGGCCGACAAGGCGGAGGGCCTGCCCATCGACTATGTGGACCCTGCCGAGGGCAACTTCTCCCTCACCGAGTCCGTGGCCGTGTTGGACAAGGGGGAGAGCACCAATCCCCTGGCCATGGAGATGGCCCAGTGTATCATTGAGAATGGCCGGGAGGAGCTCCTCCAGACCTACCCTAACCCCCTCTATGAGGGTGAGACCGCCGATCCTGCCAACCAGTCCGCCAACCCTTCCGTCTTTGACGAGCCTCTGACCTTTGAACTGTTCCAGGCCCACCAGCAGCTGTCCGAGTCTGCTAAGGGCTGA
- a CDS encoding transport system permease yields the protein MTRTNRELKLIFAVIVVLFAVFLAGPILILLGKSLWDGGLTGEFYASVLSQKGFLPALGNSFAVAGASAAAATLLAFLLAYGVHYTGLPKWSKRLITSVATLPMFLPTITYGFAIIYSFGKQGLITRLLGRQLFDIYGFFGLMVGYVIYTIPVAFLLIHNTMGFVDKKTLTVSKVMGDKALSTFWIAVLRPLLGTFAGAFIQAFFLCFTDFGIPASVGGGYEVIATLLYNQMLGGIPDFNRGAVIAMVMLIPSLGSICILQILERFNIRYSRISNADLRKNSLRDVGWGLSGTVISAGILAIFAVIFVVPTVEEWPYQTEFSLEHFQTVLSDSSLLAAYGHSLLMALLTAAAGTLIAYGAALITARSNLGRGYKRTIESIALVTNAIPGMVLGVAYLFLFSGTSLQNTLLLMVLCNIVHYFSTPYLMMKNALSKMNAGWETTAMLMGDSWLKTILRVVTPNALSSLIEVFSYYFINSMVTISALIFIAGARTMVLTTMIKQLQYVNRFNEVFVLSLLILATNLAAKALFSWLAGYRSKHSPKITKKEGIK from the coding sequence ATGACACGGACCAATCGTGAACTGAAACTGATTTTCGCGGTCATTGTTGTCCTGTTTGCTGTGTTCCTGGCCGGCCCAATTCTGATCTTGTTGGGAAAGTCCCTGTGGGACGGGGGACTGACCGGAGAATTTTATGCCTCGGTACTGTCGCAGAAGGGATTTCTCCCGGCCCTGGGCAACAGCTTCGCGGTAGCCGGGGCCTCGGCGGCAGCGGCCACGCTGCTGGCCTTTCTGCTGGCCTATGGGGTGCACTACACCGGCCTGCCCAAGTGGAGCAAGCGGCTTATCACCTCTGTGGCCACCCTGCCCATGTTTTTGCCCACCATTACCTATGGCTTTGCCATCATCTATTCCTTTGGCAAGCAGGGCCTCATCACCCGCCTTCTGGGGCGGCAGCTGTTTGATATTTACGGCTTTTTCGGCCTGATGGTGGGCTATGTGATCTACACCATTCCCGTAGCCTTTTTGCTCATCCACAATACCATGGGATTTGTGGACAAAAAGACCCTTACCGTCTCCAAGGTAATGGGTGACAAGGCTCTGTCCACTTTCTGGATCGCGGTGCTGCGCCCCCTTCTGGGGACCTTTGCCGGAGCCTTTATCCAGGCCTTCTTCCTGTGCTTTACCGACTTTGGTATTCCTGCCTCGGTGGGCGGAGGCTATGAGGTCATTGCCACCCTGCTCTATAACCAGATGCTGGGCGGGATCCCCGACTTCAACCGGGGCGCTGTCATCGCCATGGTAATGCTGATCCCCTCCCTCGGCAGCATCTGCATTCTGCAGATCCTGGAGCGGTTCAACATCCGGTATAGCCGGATTTCCAACGCGGATCTGCGGAAAAATTCTCTGCGGGATGTAGGATGGGGCCTGTCCGGTACCGTAATTTCCGCGGGAATTCTGGCCATTTTTGCCGTAATCTTTGTGGTTCCCACGGTGGAGGAGTGGCCCTACCAGACCGAATTCTCCTTGGAGCACTTCCAGACGGTCCTCTCAGACAGCAGCCTGCTGGCCGCCTATGGGCATTCCCTGCTCATGGCACTGCTGACCGCTGCCGCCGGTACGCTGATTGCCTACGGAGCGGCCCTCATCACCGCCCGAAGCAACCTGGGTCGGGGATATAAGCGGACCATTGAGAGCATTGCTCTGGTGACCAACGCCATCCCTGGTATGGTGCTGGGTGTGGCCTACCTGTTCCTCTTCTCCGGAACCAGTTTGCAGAACACCCTGCTGTTGATGGTTTTGTGCAACATTGTGCACTACTTCTCCACCCCCTACCTGATGATGAAGAACGCCCTGTCCAAAATGAACGCCGGGTGGGAGACCACCGCCATGCTCATGGGGGACAGCTGGCTGAAGACCATTTTGCGGGTGGTCACGCCAAACGCCCTGTCCAGTCTCATCGAGGTGTTCAGCTACTACTTCATCAACTCTATGGTCACCATCAGCGCCCTCATCTTCATAGCCGGGGCCAGGACCATGGTCCTCACCACCATGATCAAACAGCTGCAGTATGTCAACCGCTTCAACGAGGTGTTTGTACTGTCCCTGTTGATTTTAGCCACCAACCTGGCAGCCAAGGCGCTGTTCTCCTGGCTGGCCGGGTACCGATCCAAACACAGTCCTAAAATAACAAAAAAGGAAGGAATCAAGTGA
- a CDS encoding spermidineputrescine ABC transporter has product MLELEHIQKSFDGVPVLKDISLQVADGEIVSILGPSGCGKTTLLNLILGIVDADSGRICYDGQDLTRTPMEKRGFNIVFQDYALFPNLNVLQNITYGLRNKPGISTKEEVEELIDLLGLREHLSKRIDQLSGGQKQRVALARTMVMKPKILLLDEPLSALDGVIKESIKDRIKTIAREYHLTTIIVTHDPEEALTLSDRVLIIEQGTISQYAKPEEIVHQPKNDFVRKFILNQLEIKRNNIYALFGDCPTWAVQAG; this is encoded by the coding sequence ATGCTGGAACTGGAACACATCCAGAAATCCTTTGACGGTGTGCCGGTGCTGAAGGATATCTCCCTGCAGGTGGCAGACGGAGAGATCGTTTCCATTCTGGGCCCCTCCGGCTGTGGAAAGACCACGCTGCTGAATTTGATCCTTGGCATTGTGGATGCTGACAGCGGCCGGATTTGTTACGACGGGCAGGACCTGACCCGTACCCCCATGGAGAAGCGGGGCTTCAACATTGTCTTTCAGGACTATGCTCTGTTTCCCAATCTGAACGTCCTCCAGAACATCACTTACGGTCTGCGCAACAAGCCGGGGATCTCTACCAAAGAAGAGGTGGAGGAGCTCATCGACCTGCTGGGCCTGCGGGAGCATTTGAGCAAGCGCATTGACCAGCTCTCCGGCGGGCAGAAGCAGCGGGTGGCCCTGGCCCGGACCATGGTCATGAAGCCTAAAATCCTGCTTCTGGATGAGCCGCTGTCCGCTCTGGATGGAGTGATCAAGGAGTCCATCAAGGACCGGATCAAGACCATCGCCCGGGAGTATCACCTGACCACCATCATCGTCACCCACGACCCGGAGGAGGCCCTGACCCTCTCTGATCGGGTACTGATCATCGAGCAGGGCACCATCTCCCAATACGCCAAGCCGGAGGAAATTGTTCACCAGCCTAAAAACGACTTCGTGCGTAAGTTCATCCTCAACCAGTTGGAGATCAAGCGCAACAACATCTATGCCCTGTTTGGCGACTGTCCCACATGGGCCGTCCAGGCAGGATAA